One Euphorbia lathyris chromosome 1, ddEupLath1.1, whole genome shotgun sequence DNA segment encodes these proteins:
- the LOC136203403 gene encoding phytoene synthase 2, chloroplastic encodes MTVALLWVANPSAEFGLLHSVRVLDSSKFASWDRNLMFKGKANKQKWMRNHSKSKLHVISGTIATPAGELAISSEEKVYNVVMQQAALVKKQLTTTGDLDVKPDILLPGNLGLLTEAYDRCGEVCAEYAKTFYLGTLLMTPERRRAIWAIYVWCRRTDELVDGPNASHITPMALDRWEARLEDLFQGRPFDMLDAALSDTVAKFPVDIQPFKDMIDGMRMDLKKSRYNNFDELYLYCYYVAGTVGLMSVPVMGIAPESQSSTESVYNAALALGIANQLTNILRDVGEDARRGRVYLPQDELAKAGLSDEDIFAGRVTDKWRHFMKNQIKRARMFFNEAEKGVTELSSASRWPVWAALLLYRQILDEIEANDYNNFTKRAYVSKSKKLAFLPMAYAKSFLGAPRISPSSPKKA; translated from the exons ATGACGGTAGCATTGCTATGGGTTGCCAACCCAAGTGCAGAGTTTGGGTTACTTCATTCTGTCCGGGTTTTGGATTCATCAAAGTTTGCTTCTTGGGACCGGAATTTGATGTTTAAGGGGAAAGCAAACAAGCAGAAATGGATGAGAAATCATAGCAAAAGCAAACTCCATGTAATATCAGGCACAATAGCAACTCCTGCCGGAGAATTGGCCATCTCATCTGAAGAGAAGGTCTACAATGTGGTCATGCAACAAGCGGCTTTGGTTAAGAAACAACTGACCACAACTGGGGATCTTGATGTTAAACCTGATATTCTTCTTCCTGGAAATTTGGGATTGTTGACTGAAGCTTATGATCGTTGTGGTGAAGTTTGTGCTGAATATGCCAAAACCTTTTACTTGG GAACTTTGCTGATGACACCGGAAAGGCGAAGGGCTATCTGGGCAATATATG TGTGGTGTAGGAGGACAGATGAGCTTGTTGATGGGCCAAATGCTTCACACATAACGCCGATGGCTTTAGATAGGTGGGAGGCAAGATTGGAAGATCTTTTCCAAGGTCGTCCTTTCGATATGCTTGATGCTGCTTTGTCAGATACTGTTGCTAAATTTCCTGTCGACATTCAG CCATTTAAAGATATGATAGACGGAATGAGGATGGACTTGAAGAAGTCAAGATATAACAATTTTGATGAGCTTTATCTGTACTGTTATTACGTTGCTGGTACTGTTGGATTAATGAGTGTTCCGGTGATGGGCATTGCACCTGAATCTCAATCGTCAACTGAGAGTGTCTACAATGCTGCCTTGGCATTAGGGATCGCGAATCAGCTCACCAACATACTGCGGGATGTTGGAGAGGA TGCAAGAAGAGGAAGGGTGTATTTACCGCAGGATGAGCTTGCGAAGGCGGGGCTTTCAGATGAAGACATATTCGCTGGAAGAGTCACAGATAAATGGAGACATTTTATGAAGAATCAAATTAAGAGAGCGAGGATGTTCTTTAATGAGGCGGAGAAAGGAGTTACAGAATTGAGTTCTGCAAGCAGATGGCCG GTATGGGCAGCATTACTGTTATACCGTCAAATATTGGACGAGATAGAAGCAAATGATTACAACAATTTCACGAAGAGGGCGTATGTAAGCAAAAGCAAGAAGCTAGCTTTTTTGCCAATGGCATATGCAAAATCATTTCTTGGTGCACCAAGAATATCACCATCTTCACCGAAGAAGGCATAA